Proteins from a single region of Paenibacillus sp. BIHB 4019:
- a CDS encoding sugar ABC transporter permease — MKTMTMKTKRTFFILVCLLPGLLLFSLFKVYPTIQIFQKSLYLWTGLSDEPKYIGLKNFTDMLHDETFLLSMRNTGFLMLVVPIVTIMIALINASILTQSKLKERGFYRTVFFFPSILSFVVIAILWSFIYHPTMGFVNTGLEMIGLGEWAKPWLGDQRTVLWALAITLIWQAAGYYMVMYMAGIDSISPELYEAADLDGATRIQQFFRITIPMLWEIIRVTIIFSINGVLSISFIIVSIMTGGGPDRHSEVVMTYLYAQAFTNSNFGYAMAIGVVVFVISMLLALVSNKLTERGSY; from the coding sequence ATGAAAACGATGACTATGAAAACAAAAAGAACCTTTTTCATCCTCGTATGTTTATTGCCAGGACTGTTGCTGTTCTCCTTGTTTAAGGTATATCCTACCATTCAAATTTTTCAAAAGTCGCTGTACCTGTGGACGGGGTTAAGTGATGAGCCGAAATATATCGGGCTTAAAAATTTTACGGATATGCTTCACGATGAGACGTTTCTGCTGTCCATGCGCAATACGGGCTTCTTAATGCTGGTCGTGCCGATTGTGACGATTATGATCGCTTTAATTAATGCCTCTATTTTAACGCAATCGAAGCTTAAGGAACGCGGCTTTTACCGCACCGTTTTCTTTTTTCCAAGCATTCTGTCGTTCGTTGTTATCGCTATTCTGTGGTCCTTTATTTATCATCCTACGATGGGCTTTGTGAACACTGGCCTAGAGATGATTGGGCTTGGAGAGTGGGCGAAGCCGTGGCTGGGCGATCAGCGCACCGTCCTTTGGGCATTGGCGATTACCTTGATCTGGCAGGCGGCCGGGTATTACATGGTCATGTACATGGCAGGGATCGACAGCATTTCGCCGGAGCTTTATGAAGCTGCCGACCTTGATGGGGCAACCCGCATACAGCAATTTTTCCGCATTACGATTCCGATGCTGTGGGAGATTATTCGCGTCACGATTATATTCAGCATTAATGGTGTCCTTAGCATTAGCTTTATCATTGTTTCGATTATGACGGGGGGCGGGCCTGATCGGCATTCGGAAGTCGTAATGACTTATTTATATGCCCAAGCTTTCACGAACTCGAATTTTGGCTATGCGATGGCGATCGGGGTTGTCGTATTTGTCATTTCGATGCTGCTCGCGCTTGTAAGCAATAAATTAACGGAAAGGGGATCGTATTAA
- a CDS encoding carbohydrate ABC transporter permease, with product MPALTAIPGKIVLRLFLLVQALLVVYPLVWNVLASFKTNTEVMESPWRLPSSLNWSNYVHAFTTAKMGDYMINSVMIVLLSMAVLLLAAVPSAYVLGRMKFRLRGFIAQFYMAGLFIGGVYIIVPLFILMNEWHMLDNRFWLSAVYATGSLPFSIYLLTGFMKSIPHDYEEAAMMDGCSYFGILLRIIVPMARPGIITLTVFSFFDFWNEYVLAMTFITSDSKKTIPVGLSNLMQIQQFATDWGSLFAGLVIVLAPTIIVYALLQKKLTNGMSLGGVKG from the coding sequence ATGCCCGCTTTAACAGCCATTCCGGGGAAAATCGTTCTTCGCCTCTTTCTGCTCGTACAGGCGCTTTTAGTCGTCTATCCGCTTGTATGGAATGTACTGGCATCCTTCAAAACTAACACGGAGGTCATGGAAAGCCCTTGGCGGCTGCCGTCGAGCCTAAATTGGAGCAATTACGTTCATGCTTTTACGACGGCGAAAATGGGCGACTACATGATCAACTCCGTTATGATCGTTCTATTATCAATGGCGGTGCTGCTGCTTGCGGCGGTTCCCTCTGCCTATGTGCTGGGGCGAATGAAATTCCGCTTGCGTGGATTTATAGCGCAATTTTATATGGCAGGGCTGTTTATCGGTGGGGTGTATATTATTGTGCCGCTGTTCATTTTAATGAATGAATGGCATATGCTCGATAATCGCTTTTGGTTAAGCGCCGTTTATGCGACAGGCAGCTTGCCGTTTTCTATTTATTTGCTTACCGGCTTCATGAAGTCGATTCCGCACGATTACGAGGAAGCGGCCATGATGGATGGCTGCAGCTATTTTGGCATTTTGCTGCGCATTATTGTGCCGATGGCCCGGCCGGGCATTATTACGCTGACCGTCTTCAGCTTCTTCGACTTTTGGAATGAATACGTGCTGGCGATGACCTTCATTACGAGCGACAGCAAGAAGACGATTCCGGTGGGCTTGTCTAATCTAATGCAAATCCAGCAATTTGCTACCGATTGGGGCTCCCTTTTCGCCGGCCTAGTCATTGTGCTTGCACCCACCATTATCGTGTACGCGCTGCTGCAAAAAAAATTAACGAATGGCATGTCGCTTGGCGGAGTGAAGGGCTGA